A region of Panicum virgatum strain AP13 chromosome 8N, P.virgatum_v5, whole genome shotgun sequence DNA encodes the following proteins:
- the LOC120685917 gene encoding phosphatidylinositol 4-kinase beta 1-like, translating to MVRLLGLRSLSFGPEESPREIPSTADAAPPVGSSGWLVRFFDSAFFCEWIAVSYLYKHDHAGVRDYLCNRMYTLPLPGLEAYLFQVCYMLVHKPSPSLYRFVIDTCAKSLRIALKVHWLLAAELELDDADDLDGIDKVQEQCQVAATVQGEWPPLVRPAPPSPAASPRGNPMLSRIRSSKQRLLSLASSPSLGLSPPAGGGANVAAPDDAVGNGGKQPATPTSEDNKLLKRLSIGPKMRDALLFRRSGEKDEEQDRDGFFKRFLRDSRDKEEEDGDREGFFKRLLKDSRDKDHEEEEGDKDGFFRRLLRDSKEEDMELTPSSEGLLKRFFRDKEDRQGEDDEKEGFFRRMFKDKNEERRDSIHGRHGDEDRGGKSLEDDEREGFFRKIFKEKNEERKDGAHSKQDEKEKVGANIEEDKRDGFFRQLFKEKNDDRKEGSTPGKKEEDEKGHKNADDDNFFRRLFKDKNEEKKGAAHDRNEEDKCEEGDKENFFRKLFKDKHEERRIEGLEKNDDDGRSINGIEEEDNPEFLSFRRLFRVHPEDAKGGNIETSQPNNISEGSPGSESFFKRLFRDRDRSLEDSELFGSKKHPGSTGTNEKQSGKPPLPNNAIAELRKGSYYASLELVQALCDTSYGLVDIFPIEDRKIALRESLTEINSQIASAEKNGGVCFPMGKGIYRVVHIPEDECVLLNSREKAPYLICVEVLKAEAPSHSKGSSDARKLSKGGIPLANGDVQLPKPPPWAYPLWSRHDTQNYETDRMLKSTSQVIDQAMAPLWETKVKFVNVSFSIEKLGRSRSLAISDTGRRLRHAKTDSHDRPEDSQEIDDQPIEWVKVTLSAVPGVNMDDVDENEPTCKKDHRRVPSTIAIEEVKAAALKGEAPPGLPLKGVGQSSQNLDSKAADGGDPKPTDALAGELWAVKKERIRRSSIHGKSPSWDLRSVIVKSGDDCRQEHLAVQLVAHFYDIYQEAGLPLWLRPYEVIVTSAYTALIETIPDTASIHSIKSRFPNISNLRDYYVAKYEENSPNFKLAQRNFVESMAGYSILCYLLQVKDRHNGNLLMDEEGHIIHIDFGFMLSNSPGGVNFESAPFKLTRELLEVMDSDAEGIPSEFFDYFKVLCIQGFLTCRKHAERIILLVEMLQDSGFPCFKGGPRTIQNLRKRFHLSLTEEQCVSLVLSLISSSMDAWRTRQYDYYQRVLNGIL from the exons ATGGTGCGGCTTCTCGGGCTGCGGAGCCTGAGCTTCGGGCCGGAGGAGTCGCCGCGGGAGATCCCCtccaccgccgacgccgccccgcCCGTCGGCAGCAGCGGCTGGCTCGTGCGCTTCTTCGACTCCGCCTTCTTCTGCGAGTGGATCGCCGTCAGCTACCTCTACAAGCACGACCATGCCGGCGTGCGCGACTACCTCTGCAACCGCATGTACACGCTCCCGCTCCCGGGCCTCGAGGCCTACCTCTTCCAAGTCTGCTACATGCTCGTCCACAAGCCCAGCCCGTCCCTCTACCGCTTCGTCATCGACACCTGCGCCAAGTCGCTCCGCATCGCGCTCAAGGTGCACTGGCTCCTCGCTGCGGAGCTCGAGctggacgacgccgacgacctgGATGGGATTGATAAGGTGCAGGAGCAGTGCCAGGTTGCAGCCACCGTGCAGGGTGAGTGGCCGCCGCTGGTCCGGCCTGCGCCACCCTCCCCTGCTGCCAGTCCGCGAGGCAACCCCATGCTTAGCAGAATACGGTCGTCCAAGCAGCGGCTGTTGTCCCTTGCGTCATCCCCGTCGCTTGGCCTGAGCCCCCCAGCTGGTGGTGGGGCCAATGTGGCAGCTCCAGATGATGCTGTAGGTAATGGAGGGAAGCAGCCAGCCACACCAACATCGGAGGATAACAAGCTGCTCAAGAGGCTGAGCATTGGGCCGAAGATGCGTGATGCGCTGCTCTTCAGGCGATCTGGAGAGAAGGATGAAGAACAGGACCGGGATGGATTTTTCAAGAGGTTTCTTAGGGACAGCAGGGacaaggaggaagaggatgggGACAGGGAAGGATTTTTCAAAAGGTTACTGAAGGATAGCAGGGATAAGGAtcacgaggaggaagaaggggataaaGATGGTTTCTTCCGCAGATTGCTAAGGGACAGCAAGGAGGAGGACATGGAGCTAACGCCAAGTTCTGAAGGACTGTTAAAGCGATTCTTCCGTGATAAAGAGGATAGACAAGGTGAGGATGATGAGAAGGAAGGCTTTTTCCGCAGGATGTTCAAGGATAAGAATGAGGAGAGGAGAGACAGCATTCATGGTAGACATGGGGATGAGGACAGAGGGGGCAAGAGTCTGGAGGACGATGAGAGAGAAGGTTTCTTCCGTAAGATATTTAAAGAGAAGAATGAGGAGAGGAAAGATGGCGCACATAGCAAGCAGGATGAGAAGGAAAAGGTTGGTGCAAACATAGAAGAGGACAAGAGAGATGGTTTCTTTCGGCAACTCTTCAAGGAGAAAAACGATGATAGAAAGGAAGGAAGCACGCCAGGCAAGAAAGAGGAAGATGAGAAAGGCCATAAGAATGCAGATGATGATAATTTTTTCCGCAGGCTTTTCAAGGATAAGaatgaagaaaagaaaggagcTGCTCATGACAGGAATGAGGAAGATAAATGCGAGGAAGGTGATAAGGAAAATTTCTTTCGCAAATTATTCAAGGACAAGCATGAAGAGAGGAGAATTGAGGGGCTTGAGaaaaatgatgatgatggtaGGAGCATCAATGGTATTGAAGAGGAAGATAATCCAGAGTTCTTGTCATTCCGTAGGTTGTTTAGAGTGCATCCAGAAGATGCTAAGGGTGGAAATATAGAAACTAGTCAACCCAACAATATTTCAGAGGGGAGCCCAGGATCAGAGAGCTTTTTTAAGAGGCTATTTCGTGATAGAGATCGTTCACTTGAAGATTCTGAGCTTTTTGGCTCAAAG AAACACCCTGGTAGCACAGGAACTAATGAGAAGCAAAGTGGAAAACCACCTTTACCAAACAATGCCATAGCAGAACTTCGAAAAGGTTCTTACTATGCATCATTGGAGCTTGTTCAAGCTTTATGTGACACATCTTATGGTCTGGTAGACATATTTCCCATCGAAGATCGTAAGATTGCTCTTCGGGAG TCTCTTACTGAGATTAATTCCCAGATTGCTTCTGCTGAGAAAAATGGAG GAGTTTGCTTTCCAATGGGAAAAGGCATTTACCGAGTGGTTCATATACCTGAGGATGAGTGTGTTCTTCTTAACTCTAGGGAAAAAGCTCCTTATCTTATATGTGTTGAAGTTTTAAAAGCAGAAGCACCAAG TCACTCTAAAGGATCATCAGATGCGCGCAAGCTGTCAAAGGGTGGGATACCGTTGGCTAATGGAGATGtccaattaccaaaaccaccacCATGGGCATATCCTTTGTGGAGCCGGCATGATACACAAAATTATGAAACAGACAGAATGCTGAAGTCAACCTCTCAGGTTATTGATCAAGCAATGGCTCCACTCTGGGAGACCAAAGTGAAATTTGTAAATGTTAGTTTCTCAATTGAGAAACTTGGCCGTTCAAGGAGCCTAGCGATCTCTGACACCGGGCGTAGGCTACGACATGCAAAAACTGATTCTCATGATCGTCCGGAGGATTCCCAGGAAATTGATGATCAGCCAATAGAATGGGTTAAAGTTACTTTGTCTGCAGTTCCTGGAGTAAACATGGACGATGTAGATGAGAATGAGCCCACATGCAAGAAGGATCATCGACGTGTCCCTAGTACAATTGCCATTGAGGAAGTCAAG GCTGCAGCACTAAAAGGCGAAGCACCACCTGGTCTTCCACTTAAAGGAGTTGGGCAGAGCAGCCAAAATTTAGATTCTAAG GCCGCTGATGGTGGGGATCCAAAACCAACTGATGCTTTGGCTGGTGAGCTTTGGGCTGTCAAGAAGGAGAGAATACGTCGGTCTTCGATTCATGGAAAATCACCTAGTTGGGACTTGCGTTCT GTTATTGTCAAGAGTGGTGATGACTGCCGTCAGGAACACTTGGCTGTGCAGCTTGTTGCACACTTCTATG ACATATATCAAGAAGCAGGTTTGCCACTTTGGCTGCGGCCTTATGAAGTTATTGTGACTTCTGCTTATACAGCACTGATTGAGACTATACCTGATACG GCATCAATTCATTCCATCAAAAGTAGGTTTCCCAATATCTCAAATCTCCGTGACTACTATGTGGCTAAGTATGAAGAAAATTCTCCAAATTTCAAACTTGCACAG AGAAATTTTGTGGAAAGCATGGCAGGATATTCGATTCTATGCTACCTACTCCAG GTCAAAGATCGACACAACGGAAATCTTCTTATGGATGAGGAAGGACATATTATTCACATTGATTTTGGTTTCATGCTATCGAACTCTCCTGGTGGTGTCAATTTTGAGAGTGCGCCATTTAAGCTGACAAGGGAGCTCCTTGAA GTGATGGATTCTGATGCAGAGGGAATTCCCAGCGAGTTCTTTGACTACTTCAAG GTGTTATGCATTCAAGGTTTCCTAACTTGTCGGAAGCATGCAGAGCGTATTATACTTCTTGTAGAAATGTTGCAg GATTCTGGCTTCCCATGCTTTAAAGGCGGTCCTCGCACTATACAAAACTTGAGAAAGAGGTTCCACTTGAGTCTCACTGAAGAG CAATGTGTATCCCTGGTCCTCTCGCTGATCAGTAGCAGCATGGATGCTTGGCGCACCCGGCAGTATGATTACTACCAGAGAGTATTGAATGGGATTTTATGA